A single window of Paroedura picta isolate Pp20150507F chromosome 8, Ppicta_v3.0, whole genome shotgun sequence DNA harbors:
- the ZMAT3 gene encoding zinc finger matrin-type protein 3, whose amino-acid sequence MILLQQAGPPLPPPPLPPPEKLPSLPMSVATRPAANLPASPQKPLGLGSSLPLAQDEELATVVEQDPVLEELCKPLCCRLCNVTLNSAQQAQAHYQGKNHGKKLRNYHAANSCPASARMNTSIEPATHPVASLPPQGASSKPGGRVILATENDYCKLCDASFSSPAVAQAHYQGKNHAKRLRLAEAQNSSFSDASEGSKRRPRKEGSEYKMMQNRRNVYAVQSNTGPYFNPRSRQRIPRDLAMCVTPSGQFYCSMCNAGASEETEFRQHLESKQHKSKVSEQRYKNEMENLGYVQ is encoded by the exons ATGATTCTCCTGCAGCAAGCtgggcctcctcttcctcctcctcctcttcctcctccggaGAAGCTGCCATCGCTTCCTATGTCAGTGGCCACTAGGCCCGCAGCCAACTTGCCAGCGTCCCCACAGAAACCCCTCGGCCTGGGGTCGTCCTTGCCGCTTGCCCAGGATGAAGAACTGGCGACGGTGGTGGAGCAGGACCCGGTCCTGGAGGAACTGTGCAAACCTTTGTGCTGCAGGCTTTGTAACGTCACCTTGAATTCGGCTCAACAGGCCCAGGCTCATTACCAG GGTAAAAACCATGGCAAGAAACTTCGGAACTACCACGCTGCCAATAGCTGTCCTGCGTCTGCCAGAATGAACACCTCAATTGAGCCTGCCACGCATccggtggcttcccttcctccccag GGGGCCTCCTCCAAGCCAGGCGGCCGGGTGATCCTGGCGACCGAGAACGACTACTGCAAACTATGCGACGCTTCGTTCAGCTCCCCGGCCGTGGCCCAGGCTCACTACCAAGGGAAGAATCACGCCAAGAGGCTGCGGCTGGCCGAAGCTCAGAACAGTTCGTTCTC GGATGCGTCGGAAGGGAGCAAACGGAGGCCGAGGAAGGAAGGGAGCGAGTACAAGATGATGCAGAACAGAAGGAACGTGTACGCCGTCCAGAGTAACACAG GCCCTTATTTCAACCCGCGCTCCCGCCAGCGGATCCCGCGCGACCTCGCCATGTGCGTCACCCCCAGCGGCCAGTTCTACTGCTCCATGTGCAACGCCGGCGCCAGCGAGGAGACGGAGTTCCGGCAGCACTTGGAGAGCAAGCAGCACAAGAGCAAAGTGTCGGAGCAGCGGTACAAGAACGAGATGGAGAACCTGGGCTATGTGCAATGA